The following are from one region of the Haemophilus parainfluenzae genome:
- a CDS encoding 1-acylglycerol-3-phosphate O-acyltransferase, with protein MLKIARILIVALCCILICVLGTIYSFIRFKNPSNVGVMARWFGRLYPLFGLKVEHRFPQNKENMPRCIYIGNHQNNFDMVTISYMVLPRTVSVGKKSLIWIPFFGILYWVTGNIFLDRENRSKAHSTMTELARRINKDNLSIWMFPEGTRSRGRGLLPFKTGAFHAAIAAGVPIVPVVCSTTHNKIDLNRWDNGKVICEMMDPIDTSSYTKDNVRELASYCHDLMEKRIAELDAEIAQGK; from the coding sequence ATGTTAAAAATCGCCAGAATTCTCATCGTTGCACTTTGTTGTATTTTAATTTGTGTGCTCGGTACGATCTATTCCTTTATTCGTTTCAAAAACCCAAGCAATGTTGGCGTTATGGCTCGCTGGTTTGGTCGTTTATACCCTTTATTTGGCTTAAAAGTAGAACACCGTTTTCCACAAAATAAAGAGAATATGCCGCGTTGTATTTACATCGGTAACCACCAAAATAATTTCGATATGGTGACCATCTCTTACATGGTATTGCCTCGCACGGTAAGTGTAGGTAAAAAAAGCCTAATTTGGATTCCTTTCTTCGGTATTTTATATTGGGTAACCGGCAATATTTTCTTGGATCGTGAAAATCGTTCTAAAGCACACAGCACCATGACGGAACTTGCTCGTCGTATCAATAAAGACAACCTGTCAATTTGGATGTTCCCTGAAGGCACACGTAGCCGTGGTCGTGGTTTATTGCCATTCAAAACAGGCGCATTCCATGCAGCGATTGCAGCTGGCGTACCAATCGTGCCGGTGGTGTGCTCGACGACACATAACAAAATTGATTTAAATCGTTGGGATAACGGCAAGGTGATTTGTGAAATGATGGATCCGATTGATACTTCATCCTACACAAAAGACAATGTACGCGAACTCGCCTCTTACTGCCACGATTTGATGGAAAAACGCATCGCTGAACTCGATGCGGAAATTGCACAAGGAAAATAA
- a CDS encoding multicopper oxidase domain-containing protein — protein MLRLSRRQLLKTTAISTALAATPQSVLAASREKLTIPPLMEAKRGRPIILNMEETGYKLDGSHSVSVWGFNGNYLGPTIRIKSGSFAKLNYHNNLPQSIALSIQGLQASGELFGGAAKVLKKGESWAPIIPIDQPASTCWYRSATLANSAYQTYRGIVGMWLIEDDQSLKSQLPHKYGVDDIPLILQDMEFNGDGLQLFKQNQPHFVGTRLLVNGQEAPYLDVPRGWVRLRLLNASLARAYDLRLDNEQDMLLIARDLGFLPQGKAINSLILAPGERAEVLVNLSEGQGVSLISGVKRGFFDKIKNVFSSNNDFADNTVLELRPLGEISAFSKKMNESFNTDASAMLASKITQERTFELDVTNGLINKQRFDPRRVDVSAKVGTVERWIINSSLPVGFTIQGAKFVIESQDDVNVDVSELAWKDTVWVKKKVQILVKFEQPSSNTHPFLFGSSNLMLADMGCLGIMLVQ, from the coding sequence ATGTTGCGTCTTTCTCGTCGCCAATTATTAAAAACTACCGCAATTTCAACCGCACTTGCTGCCACACCTCAATCAGTATTAGCGGCATCCCGAGAAAAATTAACCATTCCGCCGTTAATGGAAGCAAAACGTGGTCGCCCCATTATTCTTAATATGGAAGAAACCGGCTACAAGTTAGATGGTTCCCATAGCGTCAGTGTGTGGGGCTTTAACGGCAATTATCTTGGGCCGACTATTCGCATCAAATCGGGGTCTTTTGCAAAACTCAATTATCACAACAATTTGCCACAAAGCATTGCCCTCTCTATTCAAGGATTGCAAGCCAGTGGTGAACTATTTGGTGGTGCTGCAAAAGTCCTCAAAAAAGGGGAATCTTGGGCACCGATTATCCCAATAGACCAACCTGCTTCGACTTGCTGGTATCGCTCTGCCACCCTGGCAAACTCGGCTTATCAAACTTATCGCGGCATCGTCGGGATGTGGTTGATTGAAGATGATCAAAGCTTAAAATCTCAGCTACCTCATAAATACGGCGTGGACGATATTCCATTAATCTTACAAGACATGGAATTTAACGGTGACGGATTACAATTATTTAAGCAAAATCAACCGCACTTTGTTGGTACTCGTCTTCTTGTGAATGGACAGGAAGCACCTTATCTTGACGTCCCTCGCGGTTGGGTACGTTTACGTTTACTCAACGCCTCATTGGCAAGAGCCTACGATCTCCGTTTAGATAACGAACAAGACATGTTACTCATTGCAAGAGATTTAGGTTTTTTACCACAAGGTAAAGCGATTAATTCTCTCATTCTAGCACCGGGTGAACGCGCAGAAGTGTTAGTTAATTTAAGCGAAGGCCAAGGCGTATCACTTATTTCTGGCGTAAAACGTGGTTTCTTCGACAAAATCAAAAATGTATTCAGTTCTAATAATGATTTTGCCGATAACACCGTTTTAGAACTTCGTCCACTAGGTGAAATCTCTGCATTCAGTAAAAAAATGAATGAATCATTCAATACTGATGCTTCCGCTATGCTCGCAAGTAAAATCACGCAAGAACGTACCTTTGAATTGGATGTCACAAATGGCTTGATCAACAAACAACGCTTTGACCCGCGTCGGGTTGATGTTTCAGCGAAAGTCGGCACTGTCGAACGTTGGATCATCAACAGCTCACTGCCAGTGGGTTTCACCATTCAAGGGGCTAAATTTGTGATTGAAAGCCAAGACGACGTCAACGTCGATGTGTCAGAACTTGCCTGGAAAGACACGGTTTGGGTGAAAAAGAAAGTACAAATTTTAGTAAAATTTGAACAGCCTTCGTCAAATACGCATCCCTTCTTATTTGGCTCATCCAATTTAATGCTGGCAGATATGGGCTGCCTTGGTATAATGCTTGTTCAATAA